The proteins below are encoded in one region of Tomitella fengzijianii:
- a CDS encoding SDR family oxidoreductase, with product MASDAPASRTDGPAAQDELARGVDAVAGQQRTGGTAGRRKTAVVTGASSGIGEACARTLAAQGFDVVLGARRTDRIDAIAAEIGGRAHRLDITDQESVDAFAEAAGPVDVLVNNAGGAKGLATVAEADLDDWRWMWETNVLGTLRVTKALLPRLIDSGDGLVVTVTSVAALSSYDGGAGYTSAKHAQALLHRTMRGELLGKPVRFTEICPGMVETEFSLVRFKGDADRADSVYAGVTPLIAEDIAEIVAFAATRPAHVDLDQIVVRPRDQAHDGRVNRRI from the coding sequence ATGGCATCAGACGCACCCGCTTCACGCACGGACGGCCCGGCGGCGCAGGACGAACTCGCCCGCGGCGTCGACGCCGTCGCCGGGCAGCAGCGGACCGGAGGGACGGCGGGCCGTCGCAAGACTGCGGTCGTCACCGGCGCGAGCTCCGGCATCGGCGAGGCCTGCGCCCGCACCCTGGCCGCGCAGGGGTTCGACGTGGTCCTGGGCGCCCGCCGCACCGACCGCATCGACGCGATCGCCGCGGAGATCGGCGGCCGCGCGCACCGGCTCGACATCACCGACCAGGAATCCGTGGACGCGTTCGCCGAAGCGGCCGGGCCGGTGGACGTGCTGGTGAACAACGCCGGCGGCGCCAAAGGCCTGGCCACCGTCGCCGAGGCCGACCTGGACGACTGGCGCTGGATGTGGGAGACCAACGTCCTGGGCACGCTGCGCGTCACCAAGGCGCTGCTGCCCAGGCTGATCGACTCGGGCGACGGGCTCGTCGTCACCGTCACCTCGGTGGCCGCCCTGAGCTCCTACGACGGCGGCGCCGGGTACACCTCCGCGAAACATGCGCAGGCCCTGCTGCACCGCACCATGCGCGGCGAACTGCTGGGCAAGCCGGTGCGCTTCACCGAGATCTGCCCGGGCATGGTCGAAACCGAGTTCTCGCTGGTGCGGTTCAAGGGCGACGCCGACCGCGCCGACAGCGTCTACGCCGGGGTCACCCCGCTGATCGCCGAGGACATCGCCGAGATCGTCGCGTTCGCCGCCACCCGCCCGGCGCACGTCGACCTGGACCAGATCGTGGTGCGGCCGCGGGACCAGGCGCACGACGGCCGGGTCAACCGGCGAATCTGA
- a CDS encoding UDP-N-acetylmuramate dehydrogenase — MHTLDLPGLAADAGAGHAADAPLSGLTTLRLGGPCTHLLTCADTRSLVAVVRALDAAGESTLILGGGSNLVIADSGFDGAAVRVASAGIDVDGTLVRADAGALWDDVVAATVAAGLGGLECLSGIPGSAGATPVQNVGAYGAEIADVLERVELLDRRTGERHWVAPDALRLGYRTSVLKHRDDALVLTVEMRLHDDGLSAPLRYGELASAMGAEPGARAPSADVRRAVLRLRTGKGMVADLMRDDGTPDHDSWSAGSFFTNPVIDDADLPGVLEAVAARVGDGARVPQYAAGGGRTKLSAGWLIERSGYGKGYPGEGAPTRLSTKHTLALTNRGAARTGDLLALAREVRDGVRAAFGVRLEPEPVLVGCEI; from the coding sequence GTGCACACTCTCGATCTCCCCGGGCTCGCGGCCGACGCCGGCGCCGGGCATGCCGCGGACGCCCCCCTCTCGGGCCTGACCACGCTGCGCCTCGGCGGCCCCTGTACCCACTTGCTGACCTGTGCCGATACCCGGTCACTGGTGGCGGTGGTGCGCGCGCTCGACGCGGCCGGCGAGAGCACCCTGATCCTCGGCGGCGGGTCCAACCTGGTCATCGCCGACTCCGGCTTCGACGGCGCGGCGGTGCGCGTCGCGTCGGCGGGGATCGACGTCGACGGGACGCTTGTGCGCGCCGACGCCGGGGCGCTGTGGGACGACGTCGTGGCGGCCACTGTGGCGGCGGGCCTCGGCGGCCTCGAATGCCTCTCCGGGATCCCGGGTTCCGCCGGGGCGACGCCGGTCCAGAACGTGGGCGCCTACGGGGCCGAGATCGCCGACGTGCTCGAGCGGGTGGAGCTGCTCGACCGCCGTACCGGCGAACGGCACTGGGTGGCGCCCGACGCCCTCCGGCTGGGATATCGGACGTCCGTGCTCAAACACCGCGACGACGCCCTCGTGCTGACGGTGGAGATGCGGCTGCACGACGACGGGCTCAGCGCGCCACTGCGCTACGGCGAACTGGCGTCGGCGATGGGCGCCGAACCGGGCGCACGGGCGCCGTCGGCCGACGTCCGCCGCGCCGTGCTGCGCCTGCGTACCGGCAAGGGGATGGTGGCGGACCTGATGCGCGACGACGGAACCCCCGACCACGACTCGTGGAGCGCCGGCTCGTTCTTCACCAATCCGGTGATCGACGACGCAGACCTGCCCGGCGTGCTGGAGGCGGTCGCGGCGCGCGTCGGCGACGGCGCACGGGTGCCGCAGTACGCGGCCGGCGGGGGGCGCACCAAGCTGTCGGCCGGCTGGCTCATCGAGCGCTCCGGCTACGGCAAGGGGTACCCCGGCGAGGGGGCGCCGACGCGGCTGTCCACCAAGCACACGCTGGCGCTCACCAACCGCGGGGCCGCGCGCACCGGCGACCTGCTGGCGCTCGCGCGGGAGGTGCGCGACGGGGTGCGCGCGGCCTTCGGCGTGCGGCTGGAGCCCGAGCCGGTGCTGGTCGGCTGCGAGATCTGA
- a CDS encoding DUF2505 domain-containing protein codes for MPRRIEYSARLSGNAARTYAALADKAYWDGLMDQLREFTPVSVVESFESGDDGIRVEMTQVIAREMMPAVAQTVLQTDLVITRRATFGRFVPDGVTTGGFSATIPAAPGSLGGDVTLTGTDGGSVLHYTPEAKVNIPFVGGKLEDVILENLVNLIGIEEDFTNRWLRSHS; via the coding sequence ATGCCACGACGCATCGAGTACTCGGCCCGCCTCTCCGGGAACGCAGCGCGCACCTACGCCGCGCTGGCCGACAAGGCGTATTGGGACGGGTTGATGGACCAGCTCCGCGAGTTCACACCCGTGTCGGTGGTCGAATCGTTCGAGTCCGGCGACGACGGGATCCGGGTGGAGATGACCCAGGTGATCGCCCGCGAGATGATGCCCGCAGTGGCCCAGACCGTGCTGCAGACCGACCTCGTCATCACCCGCAGGGCGACGTTCGGGCGGTTCGTGCCGGACGGCGTCACCACGGGCGGCTTCTCCGCGACGATCCCCGCCGCCCCGGGCAGCCTGGGCGGCGACGTCACCCTGACCGGCACCGACGGCGGGTCCGTGCTGCACTACACCCCCGAGGCCAAGGTGAACATCCCGTTCGTCGGCGGCAAGCTCGAGGACGTGATCCTGGAGAATCTGGTGAACCTGATCGGCATCGAGGAGGACTTCACCAATCGCTGGCTGCGTTCGCACAGCTGA